The window AGTTTTGGAAAAGAACCAAATGTCCCTCGGATTCCAAATATCCCTTCGCCAGATCCTCTCCGGCCCGGCCCTTTTTTGTTTTTTCCCAAACCATAGAAAAACAAATCGATTTCAGTAGATCTGTGAAAAGGGAATGGCTTGTTGGATGTAGAGATTTAAGTCTTTCATTAGATCCACAAATTCCAAATGTTTGAGGCGTTTGCCTTCTGCATCTTTTGTGACTCGAATGACCGGACGAAGCGGTTTGTCTTTATTGGATTCAATGACCATACCCATTCTTAGGTCAGAAAGAATGACTCCGGACCCCACTGGGAACATAGAAAGTTTATTTAAAAATAGTCTTACCATTTTTAAATCAAAACGGTTCACGTTTTCGCTGATCATAATCTTCATCGCTTCGTAAGGAAGGATGGCCTGCCTGTAAGGCCTTGGGTGGATCATAGCAGCAAATTGGTCAGCAATCATAAACACTTTTGTGAGTTCTTCAATTTGGTTGGCAAGAATCCTTTGCGGATAACCAGAACCGTCCACTGCTTCATGATGTTGGAGAGCTACAATGGCCAGAGAGTTTTTCAACTTTAACCTTTGGGTAAGGATTTGATAACCAGTCACCGGATGGCGTTTGATGGTTTTTAAATCTAGTTCAGAAAGGGCACCTTTTTTTTCTGAGACTTCCTCGGGAACAGTCACCATTCCAATATCTGCAAAAAGAGAAGCCAATGCCAAATCAATCAGTTTGGGTCTGGAAAACTCGAGGAAGTTTCCAAGCATCACGGAAAAAAATGTCGCATAACAGATATGTGTATATAAAAAATAACCCGAATGGGAATGAGACAAAAGTAAAATAGGAATTTGTGCGTTTGCTTTGGTATGATCTGCAATTCGTTCGGCAATTTCACGGAACTCACGAATTTCCGTATAACGACCTTCAGATGCTGATTTGTAAGTTTTTTGAACCAAATCAAAACAATCTTTAAAAACCGCATTGAATTCTACTTTGGTGGTATTTGCTTTTTCTAATAAATATTTAAAACGTGTGGAATTTTCATCATCCTGGTAAAAAGGAAGGTTGGTATCGAAGTATCCGGGCCCTGCACCTGAGGAAGTTTTATCTCCACCATCAGCCATCACCTTTTCTCCATCGGTTAACACAAAGGTGATCCCAAATTGAACCAATCGGTCTAAGTCTTGTTGTGTGATGGGTTGGTCGGCTCCAACAAATACTGTGTCTTTATCCAGATAAATTGACTTAGTAAACTTGGATCCAGGTTCTAAGTCACGTATGGAGATTTTCCGCATAATTGCGTAAATCCTAGTAAGAAGCGTAGAAACTTCAATTGTTTTTCTTTTGTCTCTCTAAAACAAGGATTCGAAACACTGCCGCGACTGCATCATACAATTCCCTTGGAATTTCTTTCCCATTAGGGAGATGATCTAAGGTTTGAATCATGACTTCATCACGTATGATAAGAACTCCCGACTCTTTTGCGAGCCGAATCAAATTTTCAGCAAACCTTCCTTCTGCCTTCGCCACAAGTTTCGGCGCCGCATGGAGGTTCGGATCATAAGCAAGGGCTGCCATTTTTTGTTTCATCTATAATCTCCGTTAAAGGATTCTTCCTTCCAAGTTTCCATTTGCACCGAACGGATTTGGGGAAAGTCCCGAATCAGACCCACAAAATACTTTGTGAAGTCTTCTCCCTGGAAGGATCGTTCTGTAGTGAGTTGTACGAAGATCGGTTTTTCTTTTTCAGGATCATAATGAAACTGGATTCCCATAGCACCTGTTTCTTTGGATTCCCAAAATACATAAAGAACCAAACCCTTGTTTTTCGGTTCTACCACCATTTGTAATGATTCTTTCGAATCAGGATGGATATAGGAAAGTAGATCCGAAAATCCGGTTTCTCCCAGTAAGTAATTCCAGATGGGTTTTAGATCCGCGACTTCAACCTGTTTAGAACTGGATTGGTGGCCGATAAAGGAGGCCCAACGAGAGACGGTCTTTGGTTTCGAAGGACTAGAATCTAACTCAGGATTCTCAAACCCTAAAGAGGATTTTGTATGCGAACTTTGAAACAGTTTTTTAGTTTTGCCAAGTCCCAAATTCCGGACTTCCAGATTCTCCTGGCTTGTGGATGCGGCAAACAAGGGTGGATTTCCCCGGAGAGTCGGTGCCAATCCCCATTTCCCGAAGGAAGTCATGGTCTGTACTTTGGCGAGTTTAGAAAAGAGAGGGCTCACTTCCCTCAGATCGGAGAAATTTACAAAAACTCAACCTGTGGATCGGAGAAATTCCGAGTTTCAAAAGAGCCTCCCTATGTTCTTCAGTCCCATAACCTTTGTGTTTGGCAAATCCGTAGCCGGGGTATTTCAAATCCATTTTTTCCATATATTCGTCTCTATAGGTTTTGGCAAGGATGGAGGCCGCAGAAATGGAAGGAATCAAATCATCGCCTTTCGGAAGAGAGAAATAACCTTCGATAGGTTTTGTGATCTTTAGTTTATAATTTCCATCTGCCAAAAGATAAGGCCTACCATTTAACAATTTGTCTTCTTTCCGATTTGTCTCTTCATCGTAAGTCGAAGTGGACAAATTCAATTTTTCATTCGCAGTAGTTTTGGATTCAATTGATTGTGAGTTTGTCGGCAAACACCGATTCATCCCATAAAAAATGGCTTGGTTGATATTAAACCGATCAATGAACTTGGCGCTAACAAAACTCACTCGGAAATAGGAAGCATACTGAATGATTTCCTTTCTAAGTTCGATTCGTTTGGGTTCGGGAATTTTTTTGGAATCGCGAAGACCTTTTAGGATTTCTCCACTTTTTATTTTTTCTAATGTGGAAAGAGTAAAGGAAACACAGCCCACAGAAACGGGGCCGGCAAGCGTACCACGACCTGCTTCATCGAGTGAATAACAGGTCAGGTGAGGAATTTGAAATTCAGGAAAGAACGGCCGAGTGACGACCGCTTCAAGAGAGATTATGCGCTAGGTGCTTCTGCAGCTTTTGCTTGTGCAAGAGCAGCTTTAGAAGCTTCGTCCTGTCTCTTTTTATCTTTGGCAACAATGGCTTGTCCGCCTTTTCTTTCTTTGATACGTCCCGCTTTTCCTTTTTTATCACGGAGATAGAAAAGTTTTGCACGACGAACAGATCCTTTACGAACGAGTTCGATCTTTGCAATGCGTGGGCTATGAAGTGGGAAAATTCTTTCCACTCCGATATCATAAGACACTCGTCTTACAGTAAACGTTTTGCTTTGTGATTTGTTCGCAATGGAGATCACAATGCCTTCGTAAACCTGAACACGTTCTTTTCCAGATTCAACGATTTTGTAGTGAACTTTTACAGTATCACCAATTTCGAAATTAAGTTCGTTCTTTGCTTCGCCTGCGAGTGCTGTTTCTAGAATCTGATTCATGGCTTCCTCTAAGAATGATTTCTTGTTTTGCGGTTTTTCTGCCGCCATTTACGGATCTCTTCATGATGCCCACCGAGGAGAACATCTGGAACCGTCCAACCCATAAAATCATAGGGTTTTGTATACTGGGGGTATTCTAATTCTTCCGTTTCGTTGTGCGATTCTTCGAGAAGGCTTTCTTCTTTTCCTAAAAACCCCGGAACAAACCGAGATAGGCAATCGGCAACAACGAGAGCAGCTAAATCCCCCGATGAAATAACATAGTTTCCAATGGCCACTTCCCTGTCAATTAAATGCTCCGCGACACGATGGTCCACCCCTTCATAGTACCCAGAAATTAAGGTAAAGGTCTCTGAGGACTCGTAAATCTCCCTTGCCAGAGTTTGGTTGAAAAGTTCCCCTGAGGGACTGAGGAGGATGACCTTCCCTTTATTTTCGCCAAGGGATTCTAAGGCCCGGTAAATCGGACCCACTTGCAAAAGCATCCCCGGTCCACCACCATAGATGGTATCATCTACCTTTTGGTGTTTATTATCCGCAAAGTCACGGAGGTGGACAGTATTGATCTCGACCACCCCTTGTTTGACAGCTTTGCCCGGGATTCCGGTATCAAAATAGGAGGTGATTTTCTCAGGAAAAAGAGTGATGAAATTAAACTTCAATCCACTGCTCCCAGCCTATGATTTCTAAGGTTTTGGATTCTAAGTTCCAATCTCCCACAAACCGGTTGAGGAAAGGAATGAGGACAGTTTCGCCTTCCCCTGATTTTGGTTTTAGTTCCAAAATGGGATGGGCGGGATTGTCAATGACCTGGGTCACAATATATTGAAGCGATTGGCTAGTTTCTTTGGAGATAGCAACAAGACCGACTAAATCTTCGGTGTAAATTTCGCCGTCAGTTGGTTTGGGCAAATCTTCTCTTTTCCATAACAAAGAGAATCCACGGTATTTGATGACAGTTTCTGGAGTTTCAAAACCCTTTAGTTTGACTAGGAAATGATTTCCATTGGGTTTGATTTCCTCGATTTGAATGGTAGTCTGATTTCCGCGGGCATCTTCGACTGTGCAGGTAAACGGTGGTTTGGCGGATAGTAGGGTATCACCTTCTGTGAAAACTTTGATGAACCCTTTGATTCCATGTGAGGATCCTATGACCCCCACTTTCACTAAACTTGGTTTAGTCGACAATTTCTAAAGTATAGTTTTTGCCTTGTTTGGTTCCGGCTGCTTGTAAAACAGTACGCAAAGATTTTGCAATCCTTCCGTTTTTTCCGATCACCTTACCTAGGTCTTTTGCTGCTACCCGAAGTTCGATCACTGTTTCTTCCTCTCCGGGGACTTGGTTGACAGCCACTTGTTCTGGTTGGTCAACGAGAGATGTAACGATATAACGAACTAAGGATTCCATGTATCAATTAACCTTTGAATTTTGACCAAACGTCGTCTTTTTTCAAAAGAGCAAGAACTGTATCAGTAGGTTGAGCGCCTTTTTTTAACCAAGAAAGAGTTTTTTCTTCGTTGAAAGTTGCTTTTTTCACAGAGGAAGTAGATGGATGAAAATGTCCAATCGCTTCAATGAACTTTCCGTCACGTGGTGCACGGATGTCTGCTGCGACAATGCGATAGTGCGGGTCTGCTTTTGTTCCCGTTCTTTGTAATCTTAATTTAACCAAGGAAAAATACCCCTTTTATAGCGAGTTTTTTAAATAAGGACGATCTGTCAAGAGCGAGTTCTAGCACTTGCAGCGAGTTCCTTTAATTTTTTGCCCTGTGCGTTCGGATCTCCCGTTTTATAGAGACCAGATCCCACAACGGTGATGTCCACTCCGAGTTTTGCGAGTTCTTCCATATTGGACTCGTTCACGCCCCCATCTACTTCCAATTCAATATTGTAGGGTTTTGTGAGTTTACGAACTGCTGCGATCTTCTCAAAACCGGATTTCACAAAGGACTGTCCGTAAAATCCAGGGTCGACTGTCATAAGAAGAACAAGATCCAAATAAGGAAGGATTTGAGAGATAGATTCCGGAGGAGTTTGGGGATTCAGAGAAACTCCCACTTTGATTCCTGCTTTTCGGATCTCTTCTGCGAGTCTTACAGAGAAGTTTGTCGTTTCAATATGGAAAGTAATACAATAAGGATTGAGGTCAAAGTATTTGGGAACATGGAGTTCTGGATTACTCACCATCAAATGTACATCGAGTGGGATTTGCGTATGGGACTTTACTTCTTTGGTGAAAGCTTCTCCAAAGGAAATTTGAGGAACAAAGTTTCCATCCATCACATCAATGTGAATGAGGTCGATATTTTCCTGTTTGTATGTGGGTAGTTCCTGGGCAAGGCCCGTCAGTTTTGCCGCAAGGATCGATGCAGAAATTTTCATATTAATAAGTTCCTTTGAGTTTCCAAACCTTAGCCACACCGGTTTCTTTACCGAATAAAGTGACTTTTACATTTCCCGATCGATGGATGAGAAAACGCACGGATTCATCTTCTTTTAGTTTTTGGTTGGTAAAGATTTCTTTTTCGATTTCTGTATCTTCGCCTGGTTTCGTATAACTTACTTTAGCTGAATACAGATCATCATCATCCACTTCATATTCCAAAAATTCATAATCTTGAACAAACGTTTCAGAAGGTTTTAAAAAGAAAGCTCCTACTTCCGCACCAGTAGGTTTTAGTTCAAAGGAGGATGTGAGTCCATGCCCTTCACGAAACTCTGGTTTTGTGGGTTCTTTCAAAAGGTATGGGATTTTTTTTCTTTGAAGGTAATCTACAACAAATGGAACAGGGGTTCCCACAAACTTTGTAGAATCCAACGGTTCATTGAAAGACTGATTGGATTTTTTTTCTGTATTGGGTTCTGTTACGAGTAAATAGATTTTTTCACCGGAATGGGTTTCTTTCCCAGGTCCAGGAATTTGATCAACAATGGTATCAGCCGGTTCATCACCTACAGCTGGCACATAAGTGATCCCACCAATTTGTAAAGGAACATACACTTCACCAGAAAGTACTTTTTCTAAAATGGCTTTGGCACGTTTTAGATCCTGGCCTTTGACATCGGGAATGGTGACCCGATCAAATCCAATGTTAACAGTGAGATAGAGTTTGGATCCTGCTTCCACTTCCTTACCCGGATCAATGGATTGAGCCAGAATGATCCCATCTGTTTTTTCGGGGATCCTTTGGGTTTCTAATCGAACTTTTAGTTGGAGTCTTTGTAATTCGTTATGAACCTCTATGTAGTTTTTACCAATCACATAAGGCATCATTACCTTTTGTTCTTCTTTGGTTCGAACTACAACTACCATAAAAGCAGCTACAAAAAAAACAAGGAGCCCTAAACCAACAAATAGAACATAACCACTGTAAGGTAGGATTTTTAGAAACTTTTCTTTCACGTAAATGATTCTCCGGCTAAAACCCGCGCCCCATTGAAAAATTCAAATCCTTTCATGGGTTTTTTCCCTTCGGGTTGTAAGGTATCTATACCAAGCAGGTTTCCGTCTCCACAGAGGCAGAAAAGCCTTTTTTTCTGGTATAGAAAAAAGGAACCAGGAATTAGGTTCGAAGGGATAGGCACCGGTTCCTCATCCTCTTTTAAAAGAAAGGATGAAATCAGGATCAATTTTTTCCCCCGAAATTCGGTCACGGCCAAAGGATCTGGATAGAGGGCACGGATGCGGTTGTGGATGTTTTTGGCAGGCTCCGACCATTGGATGGGACGGTCAGCGGCAGTGATTTTTTTGCAATGTGTGGCCTCATTGGCATTCTGAGGCTTTGAAATCCAAGCGGTTCCCTTAGATTCCAATTCCTTAAGGAGGCGGATGAGTTCTTCTGCCCCTTCTTTTGTAATCGATTGCAAAAGGGAAGCCGTGGTTTCTGTGGTCTCCACCTTCCAAGATTTCTGGGAAATGACATCTCCCGAATCCACTTCCTTGGCTAAAAACTGAATGGTAAACCCAGAGTTTTCGTCCCCACTGAGGAGGAAACTTTGGACGGGAGAGGCACCGCGGTATTTGGGGAGTAAACTTCCATGTAGGTTGATGCTACCGAATTTGGGATCTTGGAATACATTATCGGGAACTATGGATCCATAAGCATAAACGATATGAACAGGAGAACCGTAAGATAAGATTTGTTTTTGCGCTTCTTCATCTGTTCGGAGTTTCGGAGATTGGATGACAGGGATTCCTTTAGAAACTGCCAATTCCTTCACAGGTGTGGGTGTGATGATTTGTTTTCTTCCCACTGGTTTGTCAATATTGGTCACTACAAAGTCTACTTTGATTCCAGCATCCAGCAGTATAGAGAGTAATTCTTTGGAATGTTCCGGGGATCCAAAGTAGCCAATTGAAAGTTTCATAATTTATCCTATTAAACAAGTTCTAAAGGATCCAAATCATATTCAATATAACATTTGGAATCAACTTTAAACTTTGATTTAGTTTCGCGCAAAAGATTACGTAAGGTAGTGATGGATTTGGATTTTAACAAAATATGATAACGAAAGTTATTATCGATTTTGTAAAAAGGACATTGGCTTGGGCCAAGAATGGTGATGGATGCATCCATATTCTCTTTTAAAGTTTCCGCATACACTACAGATTGTTTATTTGCAATTTCTTCATATTTTGATCTAAATACAAGTCTCGCCAAACGAGAAAAAGGTGGATAAAACAAATCCCTTCTAAAAGTTAATTCCCACTCGAAAAATGCAGGATAGTTTTGTTCCATCGCCATTTTGAGTACAGGATGTTCGGGGTCATTCGATTGGATGAGGACTTCCCCTTTTTTTTCACCTCGACCGGCCCTACCTGCCACCTGTGAAATCAGAGAATAGGTTCTTTCGCTACTGCGAAAGTCAGGAACACCCAACCCATGATTGGCATTTAAAATTCCCACAAGAGTGACGTTTGCATAATCAAGTCCTTTGGCAATCATTTGGGTTCCTGTAAGGATGTCTAAATTCCCTTCCCCCAACTTTTCGAGGACATCACGGGTGACTTCTTTATTTTTGGAACTGTCCTGGTCCAATCTTTCGATCCGAGCTTTGGGAAAATGGGAAAGTAAATACTCTTCTAATTTTTGTGTCCCAGCCCCAAACAAATCGAGTTCCTCACCGTGAATCTGTTTTAAATTTTGTAAGGTCGATTTGTACCCACAAAGATGGCACCTTACCGTTTTATCCGAATGATAACAAAGTGTTGCCGTACATTTTGGACAATGGACAAATTCTTTTGTGGTTGTGGAATAAATAAAAGGATTATAACCCCGACGATTGAGAAGAATGATGGTTTGTTCTTCTTTTTTCAATCGATCCGCCACTTTAAATTGTAAGTCCCCCGAAAGAAGTTCACTATCTTCTTTTTTTTCCGTAATTTCTACTGTGGGAAGTGATGCCTCTGGATTGGCCCTTTCCTTTAGTGCCGAATATCCAATTTGACCTGCTTTTGCTAAGTAAAAAATTTCTAAACTCGGAGTAGCGGAACCTAACAACAATTTACCGTTTGTTTTTACGATTCTTTGTAAAGCCACTTGGCGTGCATGGTAACGAGGAGAGCCGTGTTCTTTATAAGAACCATCATGTTCTTCATCTAAAATAATAAGTGCAATGTCAGACAATGGAGCAAACACTGCCGAACGAGTTCCGATACAAATCCGTTTTTTTCCTTCCTTTAAATCCAAATAGTTTTGGAATTTTTCGGAAGTTCTGAGATGAGAATGTAAAACCGCCACTTGTCCAGGAAAAATCCGTTCAATCCTTGTAATGGTCGGGTAAGTGAGTGAAATTTCAGGAACAAGAAAAATTACTGATCCTTTGGGTTTAGAAAGTACATCTGCCATCAGATGGAGATATACTTCTGTTTTTCCACTACCGGTAATTCCATATAACAAATGTGTGTTGGAATTTCCATTTGCCTTTATTTCATCCAAGGCTTTTTTCTGCGAAGCGTTTAACGGATGTAATAGATCTGATTGGATTTGGACGGGAGTCGGTTTTTCCTGTTTTCTTTTTTTCCCTTTGGGAACCATTAAAAACAAGGCTTCCCCGAGTGAAGATAAGTAAGTATCCGCCATCCAATGTGCTAGATCCAATTGTTCTTCTGTCAGAACTGGATCCAAATCAACTTGTTTTAAAATGGAAAGAGTTTCATAATTTGGCTCATTCGAGTGGATCTCGATCACAACCCCTTCCCATTCCTTTCCATTCAGAGGAACAAGAACACGAACCCCTCTTACTAAGTTTGGAATGTCCTCGGGAATTTCATAGGTTAGGGTTCTACTTTCCCAAGATAGATTGAGCGCTACCTCCGCATATTGGATCATATTAAAGATATGCTTTTATAAGGGATAAATGGGAAATAAAACTTTCTTCCAATTCTTGTTTTTCTTTTCCGTATTGAAAAAGATTACTTTCGGAATCTGTTTTTTTAGCCTTTTCTCCCAGAAACACTAGGGCTTCTGGGGATCTTGTGGTGACAATTGGAATAGAAAGTCCAGACAAATCCCATTTAGTTTCTTTACCAAGAAATTCTTTTGCTTTATCGGCGCCAAACAATAACTTGGCGGATGATCCCAAAATCACAATGGATTTGATTCCATATTCTTCCACAGTATCTTTTACATGAAATTTACAATTTTCAACTCTGGTTTGCCAATCGGAGTCTTTGGAATCCATATTCGAAAAATTACAAGCCGGGTATTCTTGGTAATAAAATTCTTCAAAAGAAAACCCAAATACCTTTTGAATGAGTTCTCCCCAACTATTTTCCGTTAGTTTGTCTTTGAAAATTTGATTGGGTTTTGTTTTGGTAAACGGTTTTTCTTTCGGACTAGTGGCACCGGAATAATGTAAAACAAGGACAGGTTTTCTTCCTTTATGTAGAAACTGGCGTACACCACTCAGTTTTCCTTGGCAAAGAGTACAAGAAAAA of the Leptospira kanakyensis genome contains:
- the rimM gene encoding ribosome maturation factor RimM (Essential for efficient processing of 16S rRNA) gives rise to the protein MSTKPSLVKVGVIGSSHGIKGFIKVFTEGDTLLSAKPPFTCTVEDARGNQTTIQIEEIKPNGNHFLVKLKGFETPETVIKYRGFSLLWKREDLPKPTDGEIYTEDLVGLVAISKETSQSLQYIVTQVIDNPAHPILELKPKSGEGETVLIPFLNRFVGDWNLESKTLEIIGWEQWIEV
- the fmt gene encoding methionyl-tRNA formyltransferase — protein: MKLSIGYFGSPEHSKELLSILLDAGIKVDFVVTNIDKPVGRKQIITPTPVKELAVSKGIPVIQSPKLRTDEEAQKQILSYGSPVHIVYAYGSIVPDNVFQDPKFGSINLHGSLLPKYRGASPVQSFLLSGDENSGFTIQFLAKEVDSGDVISQKSWKVETTETTASLLQSITKEGAEELIRLLKELESKGTAWISKPQNANEATHCKKITAADRPIQWSEPAKNIHNRIRALYPDPLAVTEFRGKKLILISSFLLKEDEEPVPIPSNLIPGSFFLYQKKRLFCLCGDGNLLGIDTLQPEGKKPMKGFEFFNGARVLAGESFT
- a CDS encoding ribonuclease HII, with protein sequence MGCVSFTLSTLEKIKSGEILKGLRDSKKIPEPKRIELRKEIIQYASYFRVSFVSAKFIDRFNINQAIFYGMNRCLPTNSQSIESKTTANEKLNLSTSTYDEETNRKEDKLLNGRPYLLADGNYKLKITKPIEGYFSLPKGDDLIPSISAASILAKTYRDEYMEKMDLKYPGYGFAKHKGYGTEEHREALLKLGISPIHRLSFCKFLRSEGSEPSLF
- the trmD gene encoding tRNA (guanosine(37)-N1)-methyltransferase TrmD, with the protein product MKFNFITLFPEKITSYFDTGIPGKAVKQGVVEINTVHLRDFADNKHQKVDDTIYGGGPGMLLQVGPIYRALESLGENKGKVILLSPSGELFNQTLAREIYESSETFTLISGYYEGVDHRVAEHLIDREVAIGNYVISSGDLAALVVADCLSRFVPGFLGKEESLLEESHNETEELEYPQYTKPYDFMGWTVPDVLLGGHHEEIRKWRQKNRKTRNHS
- the priA gene encoding replication restart helicase PriA; its protein translation is MIQYAEVALNLSWESRTLTYEIPEDIPNLVRGVRVLVPLNGKEWEGVVIEIHSNEPNYETLSILKQVDLDPVLTEEQLDLAHWMADTYLSSLGEALFLMVPKGKKRKQEKPTPVQIQSDLLHPLNASQKKALDEIKANGNSNTHLLYGITGSGKTEVYLHLMADVLSKPKGSVIFLVPEISLTYPTITRIERIFPGQVAVLHSHLRTSEKFQNYLDLKEGKKRICIGTRSAVFAPLSDIALIILDEEHDGSYKEHGSPRYHARQVALQRIVKTNGKLLLGSATPSLEIFYLAKAGQIGYSALKERANPEASLPTVEITEKKEDSELLSGDLQFKVADRLKKEEQTIILLNRRGYNPFIYSTTTKEFVHCPKCTATLCYHSDKTVRCHLCGYKSTLQNLKQIHGEELDLFGAGTQKLEEYLLSHFPKARIERLDQDSSKNKEVTRDVLEKLGEGNLDILTGTQMIAKGLDYANVTLVGILNANHGLGVPDFRSSERTYSLISQVAGRAGRGEKKGEVLIQSNDPEHPVLKMAMEQNYPAFFEWELTFRRDLFYPPFSRLARLVFRSKYEEIANKQSVVYAETLKENMDASITILGPSQCPFYKIDNNFRYHILLKSKSITTLRNLLRETKSKFKVDSKCYIEYDLDPLELV
- the rpe gene encoding ribulose-phosphate 3-epimerase, whose amino-acid sequence is MKISASILAAKLTGLAQELPTYKQENIDLIHIDVMDGNFVPQISFGEAFTKEVKSHTQIPLDVHLMVSNPELHVPKYFDLNPYCITFHIETTNFSVRLAEEIRKAGIKVGVSLNPQTPPESISQILPYLDLVLLMTVDPGFYGQSFVKSGFEKIAAVRKLTKPYNIELEVDGGVNESNMEELAKLGVDITVVGSGLYKTGDPNAQGKKLKELAASARTRS
- a CDS encoding HD domain-containing phosphohydrolase: MRKISIRDLEPGSKFTKSIYLDKDTVFVGADQPITQQDLDRLVQFGITFVLTDGEKVMADGGDKTSSGAGPGYFDTNLPFYQDDENSTRFKYLLEKANTTKVEFNAVFKDCFDLVQKTYKSASEGRYTEIREFREIAERIADHTKANAQIPILLLSHSHSGYFLYTHICYATFFSVMLGNFLEFSRPKLIDLALASLFADIGMVTVPEEVSEKKGALSELDLKTIKRHPVTGYQILTQRLKLKNSLAIVALQHHEAVDGSGYPQRILANQIEELTKVFMIADQFAAMIHPRPYRQAILPYEAMKIMISENVNRFDLKMVRLFLNKLSMFPVGSGVILSDLRMGMVIESNKDKPLRPVIRVTKDAEGKRLKHLEFVDLMKDLNLYIQQAIPFSQIY
- the rpsP gene encoding 30S ribosomal protein S16; the encoded protein is MVKLRLQRTGTKADPHYRIVAADIRAPRDGKFIEAIGHFHPSTSSVKKATFNEEKTLSWLKKGAQPTDTVLALLKKDDVWSKFKG
- a CDS encoding EscU/YscU/HrcU family type III secretion system export apparatus switch protein, with the protein product MKQKMAALAYDPNLHAAPKLVAKAEGRFAENLIRLAKESGVLIIRDEVMIQTLDHLPNGKEIPRELYDAVAAVFRILVLERQKKNN
- a CDS encoding PASTA domain-containing protein translates to MKEKFLKILPYSGYVLFVGLGLLVFFVAAFMVVVVRTKEEQKVMMPYVIGKNYIEVHNELQRLQLKVRLETQRIPEKTDGIILAQSIDPGKEVEAGSKLYLTVNIGFDRVTIPDVKGQDLKRAKAILEKVLSGEVYVPLQIGGITYVPAVGDEPADTIVDQIPGPGKETHSGEKIYLLVTEPNTEKKSNQSFNEPLDSTKFVGTPVPFVVDYLQRKKIPYLLKEPTKPEFREGHGLTSSFELKPTGAEVGAFFLKPSETFVQDYEFLEYEVDDDDLYSAKVSYTKPGEDTEIEKEIFTNQKLKEDESVRFLIHRSGNVKVTLFGKETGVAKVWKLKGTY
- a CDS encoding KH domain-containing protein, whose translation is MESLVRYIVTSLVDQPEQVAVNQVPGEEETVIELRVAAKDLGKVIGKNGRIAKSLRTVLQAAGTKQGKNYTLEIVD
- the rplS gene encoding 50S ribosomal protein L19, whose protein sequence is MNQILETALAGEAKNELNFEIGDTVKVHYKIVESGKERVQVYEGIVISIANKSQSKTFTVRRVSYDIGVERIFPLHSPRIAKIELVRKGSVRRAKLFYLRDKKGKAGRIKERKGGQAIVAKDKKRQDEASKAALAQAKAAEAPSA